The genomic region TGGTAGTGAAGCAGATAATTTAGTGCTTCATAAAAGTTTGAGAGGGAACAGGCCAAGCATTATGCTAATTCAGGATTTATTAACACCCTTTGCGCTTGGTCGTTTAATGGCGCTTTATGAGCATCGTATTTTTATTGAAGGTGTTTTAATGAATATTAATTCATTTGATCAATGGGGTGTTGAATTTGGTAAAGAATTAGCAAATGAATTGTTACCTATTGTACGTGGAGAATCTAAAACTAATAATCACGATAGTTCAACATTAGGACTATTGGCACATATTCAAGCGAGACGTGTTGAATAAAAAGATTTGAGACTTATCTCAATTTTCTTAGTACTGGCGGAGAGAGAGGGATTTGAACCCCCGATAGGGTTGCCCCTATGCCGCATTTCGAGTGCGGTGCTTTCAACCACTCAGCCATCTCTCCATATGTAAATGCAGTAAAATTTTCATTATATAATTTGTGTATGGATGCTTGATAATCTTCAATTGTTTTAAGTACAACCTTTTTTTGCTTCTTTGTTGGCTTTTCTTGACAGAGAATAGAAATTCTATCATATATGTAAATGTTAAGGGAGCTTGCGCTCTAAAAGGTGCTGTTTATCCCTTTTAAATTATTACGACTGATAAAAAGAAGCCTATTTCCCTACTGAACTAAAGCAGAAGTGAACTAAGAGCGGGATCGAACGAAAGGATAAAAAATGTTCGCAGTCATTAAAACAGGTGGTAAGCAATATCGTGTTGTTGCTAACCAGGTATTAAAAGTTGAAAAGATCATTGGCAACGCTGGTGATATCGTTAAATTCGACAATGTATTGATGATGGGTGAGGGGGAGAGTGTAGCTATTGGTGCACCTGTTATCGCTGAGGGTTTAGTTACAGCTGAAATTGTAGAACAAGGACGTGCTCGTAAGGTTATTGCATTTAAGAAACGGCGTCGTCAAAATTCGAAGCGTACTCGTGGTCATCGCCAAGAAATAACGACACTTCGTATTTTAGAAATTTTAGCGGATGGTTCAAAGCCTAAAAAACAGTAGCTAAGTCGGTTGAGAAGAAAGCAGCTGTACCAAAAGAGGCAAAAACTTCTACTCCTTCTAAGGAAACTGCCACAAAAACTGCTAAAAAGAAGGTTGCGTCACAAAAAACAGCTGCGATATCAAAAAGTAAAGAAGACTAAGGGAGAATTCCATGGCACATAAAAAAGCTGGCGGTTCCTCACGTAATGGCCGCGATTCAGAATCAAAACGTCTTGGCGTTAAGAAATTTGGTGGTGAAGCTGTTATTGCGGGAAACATTATCGTACGTCAACGCGGTACACGTTGGCATCCTGGTGAGAATGTTGGTATTGGAAAAGATCATACTCTTTTTGCGCTTTCAAATGGGAAAGTTTCTTTTCGTAAGAAAGCAGATAACCGCGCTTATGTTTCAGTCATTCCTATGTGACGGGGACAGAGGTAATCTGAGTATTCTTTAAAATAGATCGGTATATATTGGATTTCGGTTTTAAAACTTTGGGGCATTAAAAAAATAATGTCCCATTTTTTATTCTAGCTATACGATAAGTGTTAGGACTATATAAGAAGCTGACACAAAACAGAATTTTCTGATTATTTTGCTGAAAGATTCATTTTAGGTTTCCTTTATCTGAAGATATTGAGTGATAATTTGGATTCTACAACAGATTTTTTCTGTTTATACAATTTTACTTGAAAATGAAACTTTGATTACTCAAAGTTTATAACTTGGTGGTGAGAGGTGACGGTATTGCTTGATCTTAGAATCAAGTGGGTAGGTAATCCGTAAGTGTATTTTAAAGATAAATGGTTCTTTATTGAGATGTGCTCTGTTGAATTATTTATGTTGGATTTAATTTAACTGAACTCAAATCAACAGTATAAGTTATTCATTTTTAAATAACATTTCATTTAGTATCATTTTACAGGCAATTTATTATTTTTGATGCAGTTTGGCTTTGACTGCACAAAAAGTTGTGAGGTTGATAACGATATTAGGGGATAATATTTCATATAGCTATTTTATTAGTATACGCTTAATATTTCAGCAATTTTTACTGTAAGAATCAATTTTAGTGTTAAGATTAAGTAGGTGTTGTTTAATAAGTGATATAGGTAGTTTTTATGATAACTGATCTGATGAAGAGATAACCATAAGTACTGTCATTATATTAAAACTATCTGAAAGTTTGTTTATTAAATTAATTACCACAACGATGAGAAACATGATCCTGTTTATGGTATCAATTCTTTTCTATTGAATATTTCTGAATTATTTGAACGAGAAAAATCGTAATGAAATAAATTGGTAATTTTTATTTAGGGTTATTTCTTGATACATAAAAAAGCTTCACTTCACTCTTGTGTGGGCTATTATAAATGATTTCTGAATTAATTACAGATTTTAAGGATTCTACCTCACTTATGTAATGAAAACAGCTGCAAAGCAGGCATTTTTTACACGAGAATTATCCTGATGATGGTACTTTGTAGTTTTAATGTCATCGTTAGGTGAGTGTTTAAAATATTATTGAAATATTTTTTAACAGTCTTTCCATTAATTTCTAATGATTTTATTGATAAGAACATTATGCTATTTATATGTTATACAAAAATAAATATATAATGATAAAATATAAAGTTAAAATAGCAATATTTTTATTATAAAAACAATCAATTACATCTGTACAGTATTTTTCCATAAAACAAAATTAGCAATACTGAAAGATTTTTTGAGATTGTCTGATAATTGTATCGTTGGCTATAATAACGATTATTTTTTCAGCCTATTATTATGTAAGTTTCAAGATTTTAAAGGTGTACTGTAGATATCATTGAACATAAAATGTGTTTCAGTGTTCGTTGGAACCCGTCTTATAAAAATACAAAAAA from Bartonella schoenbuchensis R1 harbors:
- the rpmA gene encoding 50S ribosomal protein L27: MAHKKAGGSSRNGRDSESKRLGVKKFGGEAVIAGNIIVRQRGTRWHPGENVGIGKDHTLFALSNGKVSFRKKADNRAYVSVIPM